The Ferroacidibacillus organovorans genome window below encodes:
- a CDS encoding transcription repressor NadR: MDGQERARRQDMLLDLVRQAKSPLSGAQLARFLGVTRQVVVHDIALMRAAGVPILSTPQGYIYQQRESGRSQTVLGVNHTPEQTALELYTMVDFGLYVMDVQVEHPIYGILSGALRLASRRDVDLFLEQVQRLDAPLLSSITGGSHYHTIAYREMRHVEEAIAKLRAEGIHVDDV; encoded by the coding sequence ATGGACGGTCAAGAGCGCGCGCGCCGCCAGGACATGCTTTTAGACCTTGTGCGACAAGCGAAAAGTCCGCTTTCTGGCGCACAGTTGGCGCGTTTTCTTGGTGTGACACGCCAAGTGGTCGTGCACGATATCGCACTTATGCGCGCGGCGGGTGTGCCCATTTTGTCGACACCACAAGGGTACATTTATCAGCAGCGCGAATCAGGGCGTTCACAAACTGTGCTCGGGGTAAACCACACCCCTGAGCAAACAGCCTTGGAACTCTATACAATGGTTGATTTTGGGCTTTATGTGATGGATGTACAAGTGGAACATCCCATCTATGGAATCTTGTCCGGCGCGCTGCGTTTGGCGTCGCGCCGGGACGTCGATCTATTCCTTGAACAAGTGCAGCGACTGGATGCGCCGCTTCTGTCTTCTATAACAGGTGGATCGCACTACCACACGATCGCCTACCGCGAGATGCGGCATGTTGAAGAGGCGATCGCGAAACTGCGCGCAGAAGGAATCCACGTCGATGATGTGTGA